From the genome of Mustela erminea isolate mMusErm1 chromosome 3, mMusErm1.Pri, whole genome shotgun sequence:
GCAATGATGACAAATGTcgcaacagggaaaaaaaaaaaaaaaaccacgttAACCAGCCTTCATCAATGGACAGCATTCATGTCAAGAGAAGGATGAGGCACTCCAGTACGAATGCCTGGCAGGTGCAGAGGACATGTAGCAACATTTACAATAGAAAATGAAGCtgaggtatgcctgggtggctgagtcagttgagcgactcttggtttcagctcaggtcatgatctcaggttgtgagacctgcccagcatcgggctctgcactaagtggggagtctgcttgaggattctctccctcaccctctgctccttccatGCCCCCTcttcacgttctctctctctctataagtaaatcttggggtggggggggggatgaaagaaagaaaatgaagttgaacaaatgaattcagAGCCAGAATTTTGGACTTAAATGCAAACCTAAGAGTCTGATCAGTTCAGCAAGGAGAGAGCAGTAAGTTTCTCAAATGAACATGAGTACTACTTGGGTGTAAAAGACTGAAAGGTGGAGGGGAAGATAGGAAAACATTCCACTAACTGTGGCAAACACTAACAGAGCAAACGAGCAACCATAATGTTCCCAAATCTCAGATTAAAAACTgaagggagcagagggacaggtgGTGACCTGGGATTCCTGGAGTACTGACTGATAATTTACTGTTTCTTGGTCTAGAGAGTGGATGTGGGTGGTCTTCACTCAAATACAGCATTAGGCAGGTATTCTCATGATTTGAGCACACTTTTACAGGtatattatactttaattttttcaaagttctgtgaaaaataaaagcccaggcCCCATTTCCAAGAACCCCCAGCCGGGAAAAAGACAGACatgaaaatatttaccaaacaGTACGAAAGATACAACCGAAGAGTATGTACAAGCTACCCAAGAAGCACTGAGTTCTAAGAGAAAACCCAGAGACAGTGACATCTAAGGTAGGTTTTAAAGAGTAAAtgagtttggggcgcctgggtggctgagtgggttaaagcctctgccttcggttcggttcatgatcccagggtcctgggatcgatcctgcatcaggctctctgctcggcagggagcctgcttcctcctctctctccgcctgcctctctgcctacttgtaatcgctgcctgtcaaataaataaataaaatcttaaaaaaaaaaaaaaaagaaaaagaaagagtaaatgagtttgtcagaggaataaaaaaaagagagagagagaacagctccaggaaaaggaaaaaatatgaaaaaggcaccaaagaaaacaaaaacaacaatttaTCCAGAGAACTACAAGTAGTTTCAATTGTTCAAAGATGGGAAGATAATCTAAACTGCagtgaaaacagagaaaacagaaaaaaggaattaatgtAACATGAACACTGGATGGAGAGGCTTTCACCTCTGATTAGATAtgggtagaaaagaaagaagaatggaatGGAGATGGTTTTCAATTTGAGGCTCTCCATAATCTGACTATTGCCTCATCCTTCACAGTTCCACCCACAAGTTAGACTCAAGACGGGAAAGActgtttttcctccttcattcGACAGTATCTAATTTGCCCTCCAGGCCAGGTACCAAGTCAAAGACTAAGGCTATCAGGGGCCTCACAGGTCCACTCTGTAGCAGAAAAGGCAAACAGGGATATCAGTAATATAAGGTAAAGTATAATGAAGTGGGAACACACCTCCTGGTGCGAAGAGGTATGCTACCATAAAGAAAAGGcctgggcgcctaggtggctcagtgggttaagccgctgccttcggctcaggtcatgatctcagggtcctgggatcaagtcccgcatcgggctctctgctcagcagagagcctgcttccttctctctctctctgcctgcctctcagtgtacttgtggtttctctctgtcaaataaataaataaaatctttaaaaaaaaaaaaaaaaagaaaaggcctaACTTGAGTCCTGAGATGTGACTAAGAGTTCATCatgaggggcgcccgggtggctgagtgggttaaagcctctgccttcggctcaggtcatgatcccagggtcctgggatcgagccccacatccggctctctcctcagcggggagcctgcttcctcctctctctctctctctctctctctctctctgcctgcctctctgcctacttgtgatctctgtctgtcaaataaataaataaaatctttaaaaaaaaaaaaaacagttcatcATGAAAGGGACATTGGGGGGGGTCATTACTGAAAAAACAAGTCAGAGATAAGCCTAGGCCTCTTACAACCAAACCATATTTAAATCCTGTCTCACTTCACCAAAACAGTTTATTCATCCACACCACCTCACTCCCAcaatcttcctttaaaatatcAGATCATAAAACTTCCTACAATGGCTTCTTACAGATCTTAGAAGAAGATCCAAACATATGACCCGGTGTTCCCTGGCAATCTCATGTGAGGCCTTCTCCCCACAGGTCTTAGGTTTCAAAACACATTAAGTTCATTCCTGTCTCAGGACCTTTACACCAGCAGAGGACCCTGTTCCCTTGGTCCAGATCTTCACCACCACGACATACCACCACCTGCGACAACCAGGTCTGTCTGTCATGTCTCAGCCTATTACTTTCTCAAAAAATCCCCGGACCCTACCAGTTACTGCTCATCTCCACATACAGTTTAGGTTTCCAGAAAACAAAGGTGTCTCATTTTGGGCAtgctgagtttgagaagcacCAGGGACACTCAGCTCTCTGCAGCAAGGTGACCATGTAGGTGAGGTGAGACATCCACTATCAAAATAGAAACTTGGACTTGAGCACCTAAGTTTGAAGATATGGAAACTGCACCGAGAAGAGAGTCTCAACTTAGAGGGAGAGGGCACCCCTGACCTCTAACTCACTCTAAGAATGAGATGATGATGGCAATGAAGGTGATGCCACCTCAACAGTGTCAAAGGCTGAGATATGTTAGAAAGAATCTTGGGTCTGAGTGAactgaaaggggggggggggtgctgagaAGCAAGAGCggaaaatgtaaggaaaatcAGAAGAGTCAGGTCATAATTCCACCAATTCCTATCCCCCTTTATGCTTCCTCCACTGAAAAAACCCTATCAagtttcattcagttcaaaagcCACCACCTTCTAGAGCCTTCCTGAACTTCTCCAAACAGAACTTATTAGGCCCCTCTCCATGCTTTCacaagttttgggtttttgttgttttgttttttgttttttgttttgttttgttttgttttctatcctTAGTAGTAAAGAAGATACGACCCATGCACAAGTACTATTATGGCACTTTTAACAGTCTGCCTTACACTCCATGGGGGAGTATACGCCTTCCCTACATTACACTAAGAGCTCTTGGGAACACAGCCTTTATCTTACGTCATGGGTgggcccttaaaaaaaaaaaaaagcggataaaaattatttaacttaataAGAGTCAAAAAGGGTACATAATTAAGCAGAGGTTTGGATAATTTCTTTCGTcttgtaaaacaaaataacaccGCCTAATGAATTTAACTTACATTTTCCTAAAGTAACATAAACCAGTACAGTCACTTCAAAAGTCACTGCTAAATAAAATATCCTCTCATGGAAATGGTTATCCTGTTGCAACAATACAATGATGTAACCGTTTCCTTCAACGTAAATACGAAATGTCCTTAATTTAGTTGGGAACTTCACATAACTCATTCTTCTAAATTGTAAATTCTGTTCAAAACAAAcacgaaaaataaataaataaataaataaactgttccAAAGACGCAGGAGGACATAAAAGGGTGTCTGCCAATCCTGGCTCCAGCCAACTGCCGCTTGCATTGTTGGGAAGCCATTCCTGGCAAGCCAGGGTCAGGCATTCGGTCCACATTTTTTCCAACAAGTGCTTCACACACGCACACTCTTTTAAAAGTCAACAAGAAGGAGTTCAACGCCCCCCGGGCAAAAAAAGGACGAACCAGAGTGAGGCGCGTCCTGTCCACCAGCACAAGAAGTCTGAGTAATTTCACAACAAAGGTTAACTTGGTACACGCCAAAAGTCCACTCGGGTGTGGCGCACCTTCCCAGCCAGACCCGGTCAGAGAAAGGCGGCACCCCACTCGCACCCTCGCGCGGGGCCCGGCAAGCCGGAGCGCGGCCTCAGTGAACCTCAAGTCCACCAGACCAACAAGTTTCggtggcggggggaggaggaggagggtgcgACCACGGAAACCACAAACCACAATCACTTCACAAGGAAGCTCAGCTCCCCGCCACTCCCGCACCGGAAACAGCGCGCAGGCTCCCCTCCACAGGGGAAGGCGGCCGAGGGGACCCGGCGCGCGCACCGAGTCGGCCGGGATAAAGTTTAAAAACCGCGAGAAAGTTTCTCGAGAGAAAGCGCCGCATCCGCGCGGGGCCCGCCGCTCGCTCAGCTCCAGCCTCCGCGGCCCCTCAACTTCCCGAGCGCCAGGAAGCCTCGGCCCCGCCCGCCGGGCCAGAGCGCAGGCCAGGGGCCCCGCAAGGGAAGCAGCGGGCCGGACGCCGCACCGCAACCCGCcaagagcccgattcagggcggGGTCGCGGGGGAgaccgccgcccgcccgcccgcccgcccgcagGCATGCCGGAAGAGCCCCTCAGCTCGGAGCCGGCGCCCGCCTGAAGAGAGTTACCTGCGGCGAGTGGGGCGAGCGCAGGAAGATTCCCGAGGCCCAAAGCCGACGGTCGCCGCTTTGTCTCCCTCCAGTCCGACTCCGAGGAGGAAATGGGCCGccaggcgcccccgcccccggcccgccccccgcccgaggcccccgcccgcggccccggccccgcccgccctTCCGAGCACCTCCCTCCGGAGCGCTCTTCTCggcccctcccgccgccgccccgcTTTCCCTCGCTTTGGGGGTAGGCCCCGACCGAGAGACCCTGGCGACGCCAAGCCGGAACTCGCAAGAGGATCTCTTGCTTTCCGCCCTGTGCCCCCGAGTTACTTCATCCCAGGCCCCTAATGGGCGTTCAGGCCGGGAGTGATCCCCGCCttcccagaggaaggaggagcgGTGACTCCTGGAACAGCCCGGGAGCGGGGGAGGGCAGGTGAGTCACGGCTCCGCGCACAGGTGAGGCTCAGGATGCTGCCCGCGCTGGCTCCACACCTTCCTCCCCCAGCCGGTGAGTCCCGGACCTGGTGAGGCGACGCAGTCCTGGGGACGCTCCGCTGAGGAGTGCCACAGGTGATTCCGAGTAACAGGCTTCCAGAAAAGTACTCTAGGCCCACCCATTTGTTTTACGGAAGGAAAGTGGCCTCGCAGCTGAAGCGGAGTGTTGCCAGAATCCGACTCCAGGGATTTTACAGTGTGATGTGGGAGGCTTCCTTGAAGTCATCTAACCCATCCCCTCACTTCACAGATCCGGAAGCCAAGAGCCCTCCTGTTGCTCAAGAAGCCTGTCAAAGGAGCGTCCCCTCCTGAGACTGggcccctacacacacacacacacacacacacacacacacacacacacgcacgcgatGGACCGGCTGCTATCCCTGTCCCTCCAGCCATTTAGAGAATGTTATTCCCACTCCTCCTTATCTTCCTGGCGAATGCtctaaaaaatcttcaaaacaaacaaaacaaaaaacaaacaaaacaattacATACTAATTATCAGCCTGGTATAGAAAACCCTAACGAGGTTTCAACTCCTTCATCATGGGATGAGGAACAAGACTGATTCCAAAACCAAGCAAGACCATACCCACTGCCACCTTGGTGCTGAGCCATTATTGAACAGGGTGCTAGGAAGACTGGCCTCAACATATTTACACTCTACTACtcacatctccctctcccccaggaaATGCAAACTCCAGAAAGACAGAACTGGTATTCCCTACAGCACCCGGCTCAGCACTCATCCCCGGACAGTGCCAAGTTAACGTCCACAGATGAATGTGCCCACCGTAGTGCTCGTTGAGAGATGTGGATccagcacttgggtggctcagtggttatcCGACAACTCTcagtttctgctcaagtcatgatctcaaggtattgagaccaagccccaccctggcctccctgctcagcgaagagtctgcttgtccctctcgtTCTggtcctcttctcctccccccccacTGTGTGCTGTCTCATACTCCCGctctctcaaaattttttttactcttaaaaagaaacaccttaaaagacagaaagaagagatgtGGACAATAGGAGGCAATAGACTATGAAGGGAGAGCACAAACTTAAAGAGAAAGACCGTAATAAGGCCATTGTTGTCCTTCTACACCccattctgtttctgtcttcagAGTCTTTGCTCCTAGTCTCCCCTGCCTAGAGTGGCCATGGCTTCCCCCCCACTACACTTGGCTACCTCAGAAGATAGtaatcagtcaataaatatttgtgtgaacCAACAAGCGACAGTTAAAGGGTGATGCTCCATAGCTCTGTATATCTATCACTTCACTCAGGAGCAGCTACTTAATTTGTGAGgccccttgttcaaaaattatgAACAATTTCAATACAGCAAAAGTGGAGCATTAACAAAGTATTTCTAAGCATAAGGCTCTTAGGTTTAATATTTGCAtccctcaaaattcatacattgaaaacCTAATGCCAAGAGTGGTGTATTAAGAAATGCAGCCTCTGAGAGGTGATGAGGACGTGAGGGTAGAGCCCTTGggaatggaattagtgcccttataaaagaggccccagagatAACCCCTATCCCTTCTGCCATATGAGGACAGAGCAAAAAGGATCAGACTGTATATGAGGAAGAGAACTTTTACCAGAACATGACCACGCTGATGACTTGATCTGGGACTTTACAGCCTCcagaactagaagaaataaatttctgttgtttatactacctagtctgtgatattttgttagaGCAATACAAAGGCCCTAAAAATGAAAGTGCAGGGATGTTTTGGGAAGAGGGGGGGTCAGGTGACAAAAAGAATATGAAGGCAGACATACAGTGCATCCTGTAAGCTAAGGGGTATCAGACTTTTACCTCTGAGAAGCCTTGAAAAGTTTACCAGGGAAGACTTGAGCATTTGTTGTGTCTCAGGCACTTGCTTTGTGCTGGGGAGGATGACAATGAATAAAACTAACCTGATCCTGTTCTCCCACAACTTAAAATATAATGGAAGAAATGGCTACTAAAACAGATTAACTCTCCAGATtactggtggctcagttagttaagcatctgccttcagctcaggggtcctgggatccagtcccacatccggctccttgctcatcagggactctgcttctccctctgcctgttctgcctcctcctccccctgctttgccctctctctctgacaaataaaatcttaaaaaataaaaagaaaacaggtaaaCTAAAAAGAAAGTCAAGTGTAAAGATAAAAGAGAGATACAAGTAGATTTTGGGGGGGAATTACCCTAGTCTGGGTTCAGTGACCTGAGGAAGGGATCTTTATGCTATGACCCACTCCAGTCACATTTTAGCACTCACCTCTCCATCAGAACTGCTTTTATTAAGGTCCCTGATGACCTCCATGATGCTATATCCAGTGGTCATTCTCTGTGCACAGCTGACTTGTATCATCATCAGTGCTTAATCACTCTTCCTGAAACATTATCTTCATTTGGCCTCTAGGGCACTAGGCTCTTCTAAGTTTGTTCCAGCCTCCCTGGCTCCAACTTACCCTCCTTTGGAGATTCCTTCTAAAACCTCCCAACCTCTAAATGTTAGAGCAGCAGTTCTCAAGGTGTAGTCCAGGGACTCCTAAGTCCCTTTCCAGGGAGTAGTAAGGTGAAAgctattttcataatattaaaatatcatttgtcttttcactCCCAGTCTCTCATGGTGTATAGTATTCCAGACTACATGATGTATATAATAGGGCATCACAAAGAAtgcagaagcagacagagaaTCCAATTACCTTTTATTAAGCCAGACagtaaagagatttgcaaaaaggcaaaataatgacACATCTCCCCGaatgtccttttattttaaaagacattgccatttttctttaaatgatatttatgaCAATTTAATAATACAGTAAACATTGATAGATAAAACTCACATGCACAAAAGCCCTTTGTGATCCTCAAAAAGTTTTAAGAGTGTAGAAGATTCCTGAGAGCAGAAAGTTTAAAAACTGCtgttaaaggggtgcctgggtggctcagtgggttaaagcctctgcctttggctcagggcatgatcccaggtttctgggatcaagccctgcattgggctctctgctcagcagggagcctgcttccccctctctctctgcctgcctctctgcctacttgtgatctctgtctttcaaataaataaataaaatatttaaaaaaaaaaaaaaaaaaacctgttgttAAAGTGTCCCAGGACTCCATCCTTGGACCTCTTTTTCTGTTTGCCATAATCCCGCTAGTGATCTCATCCAGTCTTTTGGCGTTAAGTATGCTGACAATTCCAGGTTTATATCACAAGCTGAACCTTTCTCCTGAGTTCTAAACTCGCATATCCATTTCCCTACTTGATACCTCCATTTGAATACCTAGTAGGCATCTAGGTATCTCACACTTCATATGTCTATATGTCTAAAACTGATTTCCTGATAACTCTGTCCAAACTTGCTGACACCACAGTTTGCTTCATTTCATTAAATGgcaactccaggggcacctgggtggctcagtaggttaagcgtctgcctaatgctcaggtcatgatcccagagtcctgtgattcAGTCCgcattgcatcaggctccctgctcagcggtattcttcttcctctctctctgcccttccttctggctcatgctcgctctctctctcaaataaataaataaaatatatttttttaaaaaggcaactccaggggctcctgggtggctcagtgggttaaaactgccttcggctcaggtcatgatcccagggtcctgggatcgagccccccatcgggctctctgctcagcggggagcctgcttccttctctctctctctctgcctgcctctctgcctacttgtgatctctatctgtcaaatacataaataaaaaatctttaaaaaaaaaaaaaaaaggcaactccATTACTCTAGTTGTTTAGGCCAAAAACTTTGGAGTCATCCTTGACTATGTTCATTCCCTCACACATTTTATATCTGGTTCCTCAACAAATCTGGgcctctaccttcaaaatatattcagtgtgtgtacatatatattttttaattttt
Proteins encoded in this window:
- the LOC116587223 gene encoding uncharacterized protein LOC116587223 encodes the protein MFGGVEVLCGLQLALLQASWMDPPRVDRALPACLRAGGRAGGGLPRDPALNRALGGLRCGVRPAASLAGPLACALARRAGPRLPGAREVEGPRRLELSERRAPRGCGAFSRETFSRFLNFIPADSVRAPGPLGRLPLWRGACALFPVREWRGAELPCEVIVVCGFRGRTLLLLPPPPKLVGLVDLRFTEAALRLAGPRARVRVGCRLSLTGSGWEGAPHPSGLLACTKLTFVVKLLRLLVLVDRTRLTLVRIQLHPFTHGHAVYFAAFVGKTVISSLNGHDTLTENHFTVNVSVCFWMIYLFCWSVCLYASTTYIIVCQYYFDNCSFVLN